In Flavobacterium sp. CS20, a single window of DNA contains:
- the folE gene encoding GTP cyclohydrolase I FolE yields MSLEENLSEIEELGHNHIGTSSETPLRKDAFELSDEEKIKRIQANVNNIMQTLGLDLADDSLSGTPQRVAKMFVNEMFSGLNPKHKPKMSTFDNKYRYGEMLVEKNITVYSTCEHHLLPIVGKAHIAYISSGRVVGLSKMNRIVDYYAKRPQVQERMTMQIVKDLQEALDTEDVACIVDAKHLCVNSRGIRDIESETVTSEFGGQFKNQDVKKEFLDYIKLDTTF; encoded by the coding sequence ATGAGTTTAGAAGAAAATTTATCTGAAATTGAAGAGTTGGGTCATAACCACATTGGAACTTCTAGCGAAACGCCTTTGCGAAAAGACGCATTTGAATTAAGTGATGAAGAAAAAATCAAACGTATTCAAGCAAATGTTAATAACATTATGCAAACTTTAGGTTTAGACTTAGCTGACGACAGCCTAAGTGGTACGCCACAACGCGTAGCAAAAATGTTTGTCAATGAAATGTTTTCAGGTTTAAACCCAAAACATAAACCCAAAATGTCAACCTTTGACAATAAATACCGCTATGGCGAAATGCTGGTTGAAAAAAATATAACCGTCTATTCCACCTGCGAGCATCATTTATTGCCTATTGTTGGTAAAGCCCATATCGCCTATATTTCATCAGGTCGTGTGGTTGGGCTTTCTAAAATGAATCGGATTGTAGATTATTACGCCAAACGCCCTCAAGTTCAGGAACGTATGACTATGCAAATTGTAAAAGATTTGCAGGAAGCTCTTGATACAGAAGATGTAGCTTGTATTGTAGATGCCAAACATCTTTGTGTAAATTCACGCGGTATTAGAGATATAGAAAGCGAGACCGTAACTAGCGAGTTTGGTGGTCAATTTAAAAATCAAGATGTCAAAAAAGAGTTTTTAGATTATATTAAATTAGATACAACTTTTTAA